The DNA window taaaaatatattctaaatatcTAACAAACTTGAGCCTAATATGATGAAGTGAAGCTGCCATTCTGtgtatatataaagataaatgagaaaagacaaaaaaaattatagagaaAATGAGTTCCAATTTATTTGTTGGAGAGAAAGCCAAATCTAGGCTGTCTTTCTTGAATCTTGGATcttgttttatgtttttttaatattattaataaaaaaatattagttaaattattataatatttgtttatatttaaattttataaaaataaaataagagtattttattttatattatatcttttgaaaaaaagtctattctattaaaaaaaaatatttaagcacaacaaaataaaatacataaaaaaaaggaaaaaaaaaaagtggtactcaataagttatcgagTGCTTAGATCTTCGAGAAGAATGATTAATTCCACCGACAAATTCTACTGGTTTTCCTGTCCGAATATTAGAAAGCGTCATAacaataacattatgaatgatacgcatcagacgactacgatatttgaaagttcgacgatttatttacaaccagatagtccaccaaaaaataatttgaatggtaacccaaatatgtaggtctgaCATATCATCCGCAACAATCAAACTTTCCGGCAACTATCTAAAGACTCGGGTATCACTCAATAAATCTCAATAGCACTCAACAAAATACTATAAATACTAGTCACCCCtcgacaatacaaaagtaagtgagttgtcaaTTCAACCtcttcgtgacacatacgactaaccataatacaacaaTTTTTAATGCACATATCATTCATAAGAATTACATCGTGAATAACACTTCATCCAAATAACGGCTTAGTGAGTCCTTTCTTCCGTGATGAACTGTTGGCATCAGTCTTGCTTCTGTGGACCGAGAATAAAGGGAGCTCGGCGAAAAGATGATTATCTTGGATAAAATCTTTTTTCAAATtaagagtattttagttaataaattaaataatataatagttaaaatttgatatataaattttggaataaaaaaaatatataaaatcaaacaaactttgGATGAACCGTCCATTCCTCATCCtctattcttttttttcttttttctttttttattcaacCATCTTCTATTCTTTTGAACGAAGAACATTAGCCGCCGATTAGCTTCTGACGTTTCACACATGTAATAAGGTCTTGTTTGTTTTCACTTTTTTGGCAGAATCAATTGGGATTAATTTATTGACAActcgattattattttaaaacaaattttcacTTCTTTAAGATGTAGATAAGTACTCCTTTGATGGGTTGAGTTTGGTTTCGGTAAAACTGAAAtctattttttagaaatatgcTTAATTTTCTTAACGATGAATTTGATGTTTGGAATACAAATCAAACTAGTCCTTAACGGTGTTTTAGTTTGTCCAAGCTAGAATAATAAGGTatgttttaattagtttaaaattttaataaaatatgatataaatgatataatgataaaaataaattatgaatattcaCATTTTTACCTAACAACTTGAtaatcacaaaaaaaaacaatgaaaatataattaaaaaatattcactaattaacaaaaatattttaacattattaaaatataatgttaataaattcaaaattaataaaaaaaattaatgagttCAAACGACCTCCCTCTACTGATTTCCCAAAAAAGACATCCacatcattataataatagccttgttaattaatatttaatcttttcattatttaaatatatattgatagtatcatttattgattttaagaaaatatatataattattaatcatataatattaagGGATATTTCCACTAACAGTCTCCTTAAGGGAGGTTGCTTGTATCGAAATTTGAACAGAATTCAAGATAGTTAGTTGTCACCGgaatttctttttctatttaaaaattaattatacccTACAacttaacttttatttataccTTAAGGagttttaaacttttttatttttattttgaaaaaaaaatatttttataatcaatttaTAAGTTAaccttagattttttttaatatttatttctcgACAATTTTgttaactattttaacttttaaacaTGGTAAATGAAGTTATGATTTAtcgttaataattatttgttatccatataattttacttaatctaattatataatcaattaagaaactttatttattttagaagataatgtattaaaaataataaaaaaaaatcgttgAAGCAAAAAAAAAcgttataaaataagttatcgaactcgtaaatttttaaaaaaaacgattaactttccAACCGACTTTACTGTCTTTTCAGAACTAATATCATAAATCTTTCAGAACTAATATCAGAAATCgttataataattcattaaaaattttaatgtgaTATACTTTATCAATGTccttaaacaaaatttatcattttttaatatacataaaacattaaaaaaaaagtattatttattaaaaaaaaaacagagtaTTAGCATTTATAAGAGAATgttgttattaattaactattttaagacATGATCATTTAGCAGGTGAAAGTTAATTTACTAATTACTATTATGTGGAATATTCCCAAATAAGAGAATGTTGTTCTTAATTGTTTTACTGCAGCTTAAGACTAATTTACTAATTACTATtcttaaggccttgtttgaaatATTCTCCTTTTGAGAAAATACAGAAAAATAATACAACTAGATATATATCTACAAATAATTGTTAACCAAACAAGCCTGTtcccaaactaaaaaaaaagtatataaatcAAATGATTGTCTTCTCCATCCCATCTTGCCCATAATAAAccagttttctctctctatactCTTTCTCTCTCATACTTCAAAAATGGCTTCCGCCGCCGGCCTCTGTATTTCCCGGTTAAGACAGCCGGACTCCGGCAGCAGTAATAAAAAACATTTCAGTGGTAAAAACTCCACTATGTTATATTATGGCCAATCGGTTAACTTTTACTCAAATAACAAGGTaacttttatattcaaataacaatatgggtaacttttattattattattataattattattatttatcatttctcataatgGTAATTAATTATAGAAACATGGGTCACTCTCAATTCGATCTATGAACGGTACACAAACTGATCCAACGGCTCCTATTGGTACAATCGAAACTAGATGTTTTCCGGTCGCCTCTTCCTTAAAAACCGCCGCCGACCGCCTCAATCTCGCCGTCGCCGAAATGAAGTCCGATTCCCCTCCGGCAGCTCATTCTGGAATTATCCGTTTACaggtaacaaaaaaaatcattttcaatatttataactttttttcattaaattttctaatttattatgaATATGACATATACCcatcaagaaaaataatatttttatgaaaaaaatgatgttattattattaattttaataattcagaTTTAAAACTTCCCATGCCTAAGATAAAAggtacaaatattaaataaaaacttgttATTACGTTATGTAGctatctatatttatttaatatgccTAAAAGATTACAACTTTGAAAGTTGGCTAGGAGTATgcatgatattttattttgttaaatatagtATATATGTCTTAAATAGATCTTGTTTGAAagttagttaaattaataattttagattttgtggACCTGtcaacttataaattaaaaatatgattaggtGAGATCATGATCACCGTTTCAAATTTTGGTGTatactatattaaaaaaaatataattttttatttaagttatattgaaaatatattataattaaaaaattactctagttaattaaattttataataatatttattataaatctgCTTAAATGACATGACCATATATGGAGTAGGgtgtactattttttttttaaaataaaaaaattaatgctAAAGACATTACACAAACTAACttcttcattattaaaaaaaaattacaaaatgtttgtcataataattagttattttgtgaaaatataatCCATTTAGAATTACATATTAAactcataaaaaatttaatattttcattatatttatatttttggataTCTCTTAAATAAATCATGCTTGTAATCCTATTGTGTGTTCAAattctgttttttatttatatataaaatttgttttttaagaataaataaagaaatatttaatatttaatacaatgTGCCTAAATTCTACATGAAATTAAGGCGGTGGTTTTCATAgtattgttattttatattgttataaagttatatatatatatatatatatatatatatatatatatatatatatatatatatatataattatattacaataatattttatggataattttttttattcattcaaaataattttttgtttttaatgttttttaaaaaaaagtatatgtataataaaaatgataaaaattaatttgacataaataaaaataaaaataaaaataaaataaaaaataaaaaagaactcgTAATTGTAATTGAGAAGAAGGATTAACTCTCCGTCGGACTCTACCGACTTTCCAAAATAAATATcagaaaacataataataataataatattataaattatagaaTGAAgtgaattcaaaataatttatctaatttagaatgtaaaaaaatgttaattttattgtattttttatttgatttttatatttgatttttttttttacttttaaaaataataatgcttatGTAAGTTTTATTCAACCAAACAAGCATAAAAAACCTGTTCTTGATTTCAGGTACCAATCGATGAACAAATCAAAGCAATCGACTGGTTAACGGCACAGAGACACCTCGATCTACCTCGTTGTTTTTTTTCCGGCCGAACTCAAATCGTTTGTTCTGATCGTTTGATTGATGATTCCGACTTGAATGGGTCCACTCCTAAAGACCATCGATTGGTCAGTGTCGCCGGTATCGGTTCTTCCGTCTTCTTCCGTGATAATCAACCCTTTTCTTTTAACGATTGGCGCACAATCAAGAGGTAAATATGCTCTTTTTCTAAATTCTATTCAGATTCAAGAACATGGGTTGTTCTTCATCTATGATCTAACTTTACtttaaactatataataaaagGTTCCTTTCTAAGAGTTCCCCTTTACTCCGAGCTTATGGAGGTATCCGATTTGATCCAAAAGCTGATACTTCACCTGAATGGGCACCATTTGGATCATTCTATTTTATGATTCCTCAGGTTATATAAATTCATCTCCAATTTCTTCTTGTTTATCATCCAAAAAGCTAACATTTCCCCTGAAATTTATGGGTAGGTTGAGTTTGATGAGCTTGATGGAAGCTCAATCCTTGCTGCTTCCATCGCTTGGGATGGTGATGTTTCATGGTCATATGAAAAATCTGTAGCTAAACTTCAGTCTACCCTTCATCAGGTCCATAATTCTTGCAACTTTTATGATGTTTCTCAATTctcatgtatgtatgtatgtatgtatgttaatagtatatatatgatcatgCAGCTATCTGCTGTTTTGGGGCAGCAAAATGGAGCTCCTTATGCTTCAATTCTCGGCAACAATAACGTTCCCACTAAGATAGGTTGGGATCGTGCTGTTGGTAGGGCATTGGAGATGATAAACCTCGATAGTTCACCTCTTAAGAAGGTAATCTATGTTAGATAAGGTAATTTGGTCTTCTGTTTTATGGTTTTTTGTTCTAACTTGGAGGTTCTACTCAAATTCAGGTCGTTCTTGCTAGGAGTTGCAGAGTTGCAACTGCTTCCGAGATAGATCCTCTAAGATGGTTGGCATCTGCACAGGTATAATTTTTGGTTTAAGTtcgttaattaatttttaagagtATGATCCTATTTAAAGATGACATACTTTATTTACCATGTGCAGGCTGATGGagaacaattttatcaattttgtcTCCAACCTCAGAACAGTGCAGCCTTCATTGGAAACACTGTAAGTAATTACGATGATAAACTTTCAAGAAGctctttttgtttgttttcgTTGCTTAATTTTCGAGGTAAACCATGTCTGCAGCCTGAGCAACTGTTTCATCGTAACGAACATAGCGTAACTAGTGAAGCTTTGGCTGCAACCCGAGCTAGAGGTGGATCAGAGCCCTTGGATGTTCAAATTGAGCGTGATTTACTCACCAAGTATGTATATATTCAATAACCTCGCAACTTGTGAAGTAGTTTTCTATACTGAATTTACATGAATTTTGTCCAACAGCCCAAAGGACCATGGAGAGTTTACTATTGTGCGCGAAAGCATAAGGAGAAGATTAGAGGCAAGTCACTATGGCAATATGCTAGAAAGAATAACTTGATTGTTTAGTTTCTTCACGCGTTAAAATCAGCCTATAATGTGGTTTTCTTTCTACAGGGTGTATGCACTGAAGTAACAGTTGAACCAAGTAAAGTAGTACGAAAACTCCCACGAGTGCAGCATCTTTATGGTCGATTGAAAGGGACGTTGAACAGTGAAGATGATGAGGTATTATAAgcattaatattcaaattattagatATAAAGTTTTCTTTGAACTTaatcattttatcaaacataatCAAGTTCCAACAAGTAAATCAATCTGATTGATATCTGAATGTTGTACAGTTTGAGATCTTGTCTTCCCTACATCCAACTCCAGCTGTTTGTGGATTTCCTACTGAAGAGGCTCGACGTCTAATTGCAGAATCTGGTATGTGTTGTACATTCGAGGCATCTACACCAATGACTGAATTTACTTTAATGGAGTCACTTATATCTTGAAGGAAATAactgaattatttgtttttacagAAAATTTTGACAGAGGTATGTATGCCGGGCCAGTTGGTTGGTTTGGAGGAGCTGAGAGTGAATTTTCTGTTGGAATTAGGTCGGCCTTAGTTGAAAAGGTACTGAATAGTGGTAGAATTCTCCGAAATTGGTACACTTTTGTTGAATGATAAAAAGTAGTTTAAAGTATGAATTTGGTGTAAATAGGATTTGGGTGCCTTGATTTATGCGGGAACTGGCATTGTGGATGGTAGCGATTCATCTCTAGAATGGGAAGAATTGGAGCTGAAGACATCTCAGGTTTACTATTTGGATCATCGTTTTTTAAGTATCGATAATAGAAgctaatcaattatataaattgcaGTTTACCAAGTCGTTGAATGCGGAGAAAGCTATGTTAGTAACTGCATCAGATTAATGTGAAGAAACTCTGATTCAAGAGGATGATCATGGATGGATCTGCAATAGAATgtgatgataataataaaaataaatatgtcttgtgtatattaaatttgtactGCAAGACCAatttctacatttttttttgtatgattgTTTGGTGCTTATATTTCTATTTCCAGTCATTATGGTTGATAAATATGTATGTAGTTGCAAGCATGCTTTATGTGAATTGTCAAT is part of the Impatiens glandulifera chromosome 1, dImpGla2.1, whole genome shotgun sequence genome and encodes:
- the LOC124918073 gene encoding isochorismate synthase 1, chloroplastic-like, whose protein sequence is MASAAGLCISRLRQPDSGSSNKKHFSGKNSTMLYYGQSVNFYSNNKKHGSLSIRSMNGTQTDPTAPIGTIETRCFPVASSLKTAADRLNLAVAEMKSDSPPAAHSGIIRLQVPIDEQIKAIDWLTAQRHLDLPRCFFSGRTQIVCSDRLIDDSDLNGSTPKDHRLVSVAGIGSSVFFRDNQPFSFNDWRTIKRFLSKSSPLLRAYGGIRFDPKADTSPEWAPFGSFYFMIPQVEFDELDGSSILAASIAWDGDVSWSYEKSVAKLQSTLHQLSAVLGQQNGAPYASILGNNNVPTKIGWDRAVGRALEMINLDSSPLKKVVLARSCRVATASEIDPLRWLASAQADGEQFYQFCLQPQNSAAFIGNTPEQLFHRNEHSVTSEALAATRARGGSEPLDVQIERDLLTNPKDHGEFTIVRESIRRRLEGVCTEVTVEPSKVVRKLPRVQHLYGRLKGTLNSEDDEFEILSSLHPTPAVCGFPTEEARRLIAESENFDRGMYAGPVGWFGGAESEFSVGIRSALVEKDLGALIYAGTGIVDGSDSSLEWEELELKTSQFTKSLNAEKAMLVTASD